The Malus domestica chromosome 08, GDT2T_hap1 genomic interval TTAGTGGGCGATCTtataaaaccgaaaaaaaaggACATGGACTTCTCTATAAATCCTCAAAAAGGTTTGTGGTATACTCTGATCCTGTGATGCAGTAGCCTCTCTTCCATCTAAACTTTCATTCACGGAAAGATCATATATTCTAAACTAATAATTCTGTctattgaagaaaaattgattgaaaatatcaTGTTGTCATTTGATTTTCTAGAATCGACGTTCAATCATCACCGATTATTTTTCGGACTTCTCAATAATTCTGTgaaaaattgattgaaaatgtcACGTTTGTTTTTCTAACTTTCCACTTTGTTGTACCCCATGTGGGTTTTGGGGTGTTGTGTAAGGAGTGGTAGCTGGCATTGGTTGGTGGCAGTCTTTGTTTTCCGTAAAGTTTATGAAATGAGAGGCTATCAGATACATAACAAGCCTCTTCAGTTcatattttggtttttacaaattGTTCATCAAGAAGGATTGCCAACAACGAGATTCAAATTTACACCTTAATTTAATGATGAGAACAATTCTTACAAATTCAAACTCTCATTGGCGTTGGTTGCAGTCTTGTCTTGCAGAGTTGGGTTTGATATAGTGGTGGTGATATATGACTGACTATATACATATAGCTGCCCACAGGATATTGAGATTTCTTTTACGAATCTATACCAAAACGAAGAAGAATCCTCCCCTAAAATCGCTTGTAACAAAAATTGAGTTCCTATTATTTTATGACCTTTTTTCATATTTACAAGGATTGCCGGATTAAGGCAACACGGTTGCAACATGACTATTCATAATTATGTATCAAATTCATCATAAATATACATTATTTTTGCCAACGTGAGACATCCTTTAACTATGTAGGAACGAACATCATTAAACTAAAGACTagttagttttattttattacaaTTTAGAAACGATCCGAACATCTATCTTAAAGAACACTATTCATAAATTATTCTTGTACAAAATTAGACAAACCAAAAATCATTAAGACATTTTTTTGTagtaaagaaaatgaaggaTTACAGTTATACATAGAAACTCTAAACCCTTAATCCAACGATTATATTGTTTCagatttggttgatttttgatAAACGTGACCTTTGAGAAAAGACCTAAACGATAGACGGTTCAAATTGTTGAAACACATTACGAAGAAAGGCCtacaaaaacatatataaaaaatttgtaaaaaaagtAGTGTTGTAGATCCGTCTCTTTATACATATGTATGGGGCAGTTTGGGCAAATCAGATTGGTTTTCTTCCTTTGTGCTTATCCGCATAGGGGATTCTGTTCCGTTATGTGCATTTTGGTCTTCCAAATTTAAGATAATATGTGGATATAATTGGCTAGGGTTTACTACTAATATACCTCATACTAAATGTCTTCGTATTCCTTTGGTTGTGGTCCTCATATTATCAATGTCTTATGTTCACCTCTGAATGCGGATCATCAAAGGGACCACATTAGAGGGTAAAACACCACTTTTAATCTTTAACTTAAGCACTTTTAGCCTTTTTAATCTCCATCATTACTATTAATTTCTACCGTTATCACTAGATAATTGTTTGAGATATATCGGTACAATAAGGCGCTCACAATAAAGTTTGCAGTGAAATTAACAACTAGGTATCAAATTCATAACACACGTATATCGTTTTCGAACCTGTATGGTCGAACTCGAGACCTCCTCGAGAAAAGTTCCAACAACTAGATTATGAAAGTTTTATAGTTTGACATTGGGGTTTGTCATGAGATTGTGAAGTTTGAGGCTTCGGAATTAAACAAGTTAAAAGGATGAGATGCTCTAATTGTTGTGGAAGCAAAGCATTGAATCCGGATTCTCGTTGGAtactctttgtgaggatctcgggGATCCGTGAATCATAtctgttcattgtatatcgtgtgatcagaaattattttaaatatttttatttaaaattaaatacaaacaatacctgataaaaactaactgcacaatgtacgataaactaacacaatttaCGGATTCCCAAAATCCTCTCTAGATCATCACCAAAAGGAGAGGATCCTATTGGCAAAGCATTGTCGTTTGTAGGTCTTATAGCTTAATAcaataattgattaattgtaaTTTTGGAACACTCACGGAGATACCTTTGAGTCTCACAAACTTAACTACTTTAACCAGTGGTTTTATGGATAGGCATAGGTCTACTAAGATGCTCAacttgattattattattatttaattaaataaccaagttgttaaaaacttaatcaaaaccataaaaataaataataaaaatgtaaataaaaaaaaaaaatatatatatatatatatatgtactagGGAAGTTGTATAGGATCTAAGCTTAAGGGcttgtttggaagtgttttttaaataactaaaaacttttttggtgaaaatgttttaaaaataattctATAGTAAAAATGAAAGTGAATCTTGAAAAGTCAGCACAAGTTGGTTTTGTTGGTAAGGTCCATGTATTGTATCTTGCCCCACCAAGGTTCGAGTCACATTGTCAGCAATCCTGTGTTGGTGGGCAATATGTAAAAACCAACAAATGGGGCACATTCATCTCTGTAAGTCCTCAACAAGGCTTGTGGTATGCCTAGCTTTGGGATATGATAGTTTTCCCTTCCCTCAAACTTCCTTTTACACAAGAAACAATGAGTCATGAAAAAGTACTTGAAGTATTTGATAAAAGCTTTAtaaaaagggaattgttattagtattccaaaaatctcattatacactccaaactttctatattataaaagaaaaatacacttgtgaaaagtgtagaatgagatttttggagtgccaataacacttccttATAAAAAGTTTCCAAATGCTTTTGAAAtctaaaaatttttttttttaaaaacaacttcaataattttaaaatggaattgttattagcactcaaaaaatctcattctacactcctcacaagtgtatttttctttataattataaaaagtttgaagtgccaaataaatttttttgagtgctaataacaattcccttttaaaaacacttttaaactAGTGGCGAAATAAGGGCAGATTAAGCCAAAGTTGTGGGAATATTTTATGCATATTCTGTCTGATTGAATGCCTCTTGATTGGAAATTATTAGTTTCTGCAGTGAGTCTGGTGGCAGTGTCGAATTATCATTGTAGCATAAATGTGTTGGATTTTGGATGGAAAATGACATACACTTCCACAAATATGTGGCTTCTCACACCTTGGGCATTTTCAGTGGAGTCTCTAAAAACAATTATcatataaaatgagtataaaattAATATAGGGACAATGAATCTTCAATGTATCAAAAAGTGAGTCCCTAAAGTATAGAGACTCGCCGGATACTTGGTGTACCCACATATAGGAACTTTATAGGAACTGAAATAGTGGACCCAGTAAAACAATTTAAGTGGAAAAGCAGGTGTGGCTTCTAGTCACTTAAAAACCTCAAATTTAGGGATTCTATTATAAGGACTCTCCCGTTTGAGGCAATATTCCTTTAGGGACACACAGATTCCCTTTAAGTCTTTAAGAGCAGCTTTAGCGGGGCTTGTAGCCAGATGGACTGCCTATCAAACAGGGCCGAAACGCCCAAGCGTTTGCATGCGATTGAGCCCGAACGGGCCCGAGGGAGAGGCCCGGCACGAGTAgccagcccgagagcccgagGTGGAGATGATGCAAGGTTCACGTTAGGGCAATGCCAGCCATGATTTAAAACATGGGTCATTAGACCCCTCGAGGGAGAAACATCGGAATATTTGGTAGGGATTTATCCTGATTTCGATCTCGACTTAAAACTATATTGCAATTTAAGCACAAAAATTCTGCTAAAATGAAAAAGGAACAAGATTCTACCACTGTGAGTAGCAACCGTGGTCAAGATTGGCCGAGTTTGGTCACGGAGCGTGCCGGATTTTGGAAAAACGAAACAGAAAGCATGCACAGCGAAAAGaacaaaatttaacaattaagtCTTCACTCGGAATCACAACACCAAGAAGAAAATCTCAAATATTCAAAGGAACAAGGAAATCTCACATGAAACTACAAGCTAGATCTTGAAGCTCTCGGGTTTAGGGTCACTGCACTTCCCAGTGCACCGATGGTGCATGCAAAGACCCGGTTATGTTCCTAAAAcattgaaaaataaacaaaatggtaaaaaaaatccATGATCGAAAGCTTGAATTTTGAGTATACCCGGtggtttttggatgaaaatcccAATTGGAGGAGACCCAAATCCAATATAACGCAGATAAATtacagaaaaaaattaaatccatATTCGTTTTCTGGAAAATTGATAAAGTGAGAGAGGgatgaagaaaaatgaaaaaacacaAAAGCTGAGAGGAAAGAAAGCAAGGTGTGGGGGctgcagaaagaagaagaagaagaagaaaaatggaaattgtagagagagatgtgatgggggagagatagagagagagagggggggttGGAAGGAATGACGAGCTACCAGGCGTCCAAATATAAAGTTCAAATATGAGCAGGATCACTGCACTTCCCAGCGCACCGATGGTGCATGCAAGGACCCAATTATGTTGCCATGAGTCCAAATATACAAGTTCCAAGTTCACAATGTGAAGAAATGGTAGAGAATTATTGTGATGCTCTAGGTGTtctatccgaaattacaaataaaattattttgtattattttataaaataaaaaatactaatattttattatctaTTGTCAGGGCTATTCAGTTTTAGGGGTGAAGATGCAAAatgcaattactgttcattaatgacagttactgttcactaggtggattaaatagtgaatagccttATGGGGCCTTTGCaacggtggagttgctctaaataAGTACTCAAAGGTAGTGATGGGAGTAATAGGGACTcacattggagatgctctactCCTAATGTACATGCATACAAATACTATTATCAAATGTATATTCTGAGCTGGTTCAATTGGTAAGGTTGTTGTCTTGTATGTCACTCTACGAAGGTTTGAGTTTCGGTGCCAAAAATTTTGTGGTAGTGGGCGATCTTATAAAACCAAAAAAGGAGACACAGATTCTTCTGTAAATCCTCAAAAAGGTTTGTGGTATACCTTGGTACTGTGGTGGGGTAGCATGTCCTCCATCTAAACTCTCATTCACTGAAAGATCATATATTCTAAACTAATAATTTGAGGCTACGTGTTGTAATTTTTCACATATCGTCATATGATTTGtcttaaaatcttaattttttgcaAAAAATTTCAGTGCAATATGTgtaaaaattttaaactaaatagaATCTgacattaattttattaatcttATATCACTTGAGTTAAATCTTTTACGCAAAAATAAAGGCATTTAACTTCGACGTGTTCTCTTCTCGCATGTAATGAGAGGGATAAATTACAGAGAAGGCTCTATATATCGTTGGTGACACTAGctcaaaattattaaaatacaaaaaaaaaaaaaaactttaacgaaaagcacttgatactgttcactttaacgaaaaatcacattttaaaactaaaaagtcaatcatgatactattcactttaccctttattttgtccttatcattaaaactcaaaattttcaaactcttttaattagttttcataaaaaaaactgTACTGATAACAtgttgaatattaaaaaaataaaaactaatgaaaaaaacttaaaagcttaaaaatttaactgtaaagataaaataaagaagacgaaagaaaaatcaaacagACACCGTGAATTACTACCGTGCGCGACTGTCTTTTATTGATAAAGAAGCGGGTGGATACGAAGTGGCGCGACGACCTTTTGACTTCTACATACTGTCATCTATTGATATATCACAGACAATTTTACACCATTGATTACCAACATCAATCCCACGTGGGATATTTAtggtcctgacacgtctggccTGTAGCcaaaccaaaacaacaaaacaaacgaCTCGACGGGTCCATTCCGAAAGGGGCTttttccaccaccaccaccaccacaaaccACCACCGCGAAGGTGCCGAACCAGTCAGTAACGTTTGTCGAAAAGAAAGTTGGCACTTCGTCGAACATATTCGAATCATTAGTAGAAAGAGGAAAGAAGCGCAGTGAGTGAGTgacttttagagagagagagagagagggatggtGTGGATGGCAACTCAGCAGCTTGCAATCAGAGGGAAGAGAAGGCGGATATGGGGAGGAGCGTTTCTGTGTTGGGTTTTGTTAATTCTGGTCACTCCCAAGATTCCTCACTCCCCCAAACACCATCTGTACGCCGACATGCGCAATCTTCTGGGtaatttttctcattttctctcttttttttctgaaatttatgtttttgtttgattttatgATCTGGGTTTTTCACAGGAGTGCCTAATACCTTGAACGTGATCACAAATTTCCCCTTTTTGGTTGTTGGCGCTCTGGGTTTTGTGCTCTGCGTGCAAGGGGGGTTTTTCAACATCAGGTTTTGCACTTTCTGGATTATGTATTACTTCGTGCAGTGATTTTGTTTGTTGCATTGATTTGAATGgagttttgaatatttttttttttttttgttggtgttGTTTGGAAACTGGTTTTAGTTTGCCAGGCGAGGTTTGGGGTTGGGCGCTATTCTATGCTGGAACAGCAGGGGTTGCATTTGGGTCTGCTTATTATCATTTGAAGCCTGCCGATAGTAGAGTAGCGTGGGACACCTTGCCGGTTAGTATTTCAATCAGTCTCAAGATCACTCGGTTTTAGCTGTTATTAGTGACACTTGCTCtggttgtttgtttgttcattTGTTTTCGTTTTCGTTTTCGTTGAGATGCTTGAGAGAGTTATTAGTGACACTTGCTCTAAAAATATCCATTAGTTGATGATGAATaattgagaaaacaatcctgaAACATTCCCGAGTTGCAGTTTTGTACATGAATTCGAAAGTATATTCTGTTGTCTTTAGTCTTGAACTTCTGTTGCACCGTTGATCCTTCCGTTAATTTCAAAATCAGAAGTGTGTACTTaacaattaatcaatttttcACTCAGAAGGGAAATATGAATGTGTTGTGGTGCAATTGTTTACCACGGGAGGTTCCTAGAAAGAGCATGAGTgaaagaaagtaatcaattgTTGAGGTCCATGATTTTGTTGTTAACCAAGTATCTGGATCCTAGTCATGCACAATCCGTTTCTctctgtttattttcattgttgaAGTAGATTCTGAATTGCAGATGATGATTGCATACTCCTCCCTTTTCTCTAGTTTTATAGTGGAGAGACTGGGAGGACGGATCGGTTTAAGCTGTCTGTTTGCACTTCTTTTCATTGCTTTTCTTAGCATTGCATATGACAGGTTAGTGTTGTGCTTTAAGTTTTGTATTATCTCCGCTGCGGTCTTGTGTTAAACACTTAATGGAGGTATGGATGAGTTTCTTTGCAGAACGTGTAATGATATCAGGTTGTACATGATGTTCCAGTTGATTCCGTGTATAGCAATTCCAACAATGTCATCTGTGTTCCCACCAAAATATACTCACTCAAGATATTGGCTTTGGGCCGCAGGTAGGCCATGTTCGTTAATCTTTATTTTCTTGAGTAAAAATAGTATGATTTGTTAATCAGTCCATTTACCGCTCCCTGCACAAGTGATTCTGTGTACAGAAATGGTATTTTTATTAGTCCGTTGTAAACCTTTTCGTTTGTGAGTGTAGCTTATTATAATATCTATATTACTAAAGCATTCCACCAAGGATCATTCCGATCCAATGAGAACTGTTGATTACTACAAAGTATAGAAGCAATTCATTCTTCAgtgaaaaataaaagcaaattCTTTACAGGGGTTTACCTTCTCTCCAAATTTGAATCTGTTGCTGACAAAAAAATCTACCGTGCAAATCATTTCATTATCAGCGGACACTCGTTGGAGCATTTGTGTTTAGTGATGGTCCCTGTTCTGCTCAGTATTATGCTCATGAATAGAAAGATTAAATGTCAAAGGTGCGATAGTTTTGTATTTCGTTTGTACTTTTCTCACTATATCATAATCTGTATGAAATGAAAGGTTAAATTGTTTGCGTTTTCTTGTTGGTTTAAAATGGCTATCCCATGTTTCCGTTTTTTACTGATGTGATTGAATTTATCGGCTGAAACTTGGGGAAATTCGGGAAAGTACTTCCTCCTCTTACATAATAGTCTTGATAACAGAATAGACGCCCTTAAAGAATGCTTGTGATAGAGGCAAGGCAGAGATGATGGCGTTTTCTGCGCAGCGGCTATCAGATGCTCGAAAACTTTCTGTAAATGAGGAGTCATTGGAGGTAAAGACTGCTCCGTAGTACTCTCCAGTTTTAGTCAAACATGTGTCTCTGCCATTGAGCAATTAGATTAATCAATTTTGGGTTGAATAAATTATTATCCAagtgcaaaacaaacatgaattTAGTCAAGCATGTCCCTTCCCCTCTAATGAACTGCTCTCTCCCTGCGGCTGTGACGTGGTGACCGCCCATTGGCCGCCACAGCGCAGGGGAAAGTGAAAGAGGTTCAAAGGCCAAAGTTTTGTAACTGTAGTTACTGTAATTGTGTCAAACCCTAAATTTGAGTATGGATATAGTCTGTGCGAGGGCAGCCGACCTCACTTACTGGAATAAGACTTTGATGTTGTGGTTGTAGTAAAGCTTCTGAGGGAATAATTGAAATTACACATCACCTTTAGAGCACATGTATGGCATTGGCACAAAATTCCTTCACATGCATACATGTGCACAAAGGAACACAGGCATGTTTTTGTGTCATGTGATGTCAGCATTGTTTTAGAATTtaggaaagagatcctctccggatccctttctcctaatccaccaaatcagaGAATCTATGCCGTTAAAATTGGATCCAAAGGCTACAAACAGGGactcactttaaaagttataataatttcaaTCGTTGGATCAATTTTTAATGGCACGGATCCCTTGGTTTGTTGGATTAGAatgaagggatccggagaggatccctttcctagaatttatttgaacatttattttttagaatattatgtattaaaagtatatacacatataatgtaacaattatattttatgGACTGGAGGAAAGCAGCCCAAACCAACACATTCCCATTTCAACCCAGAATCCAAAGTTGGTGGACCCATCAGCATCAAACTTCTGTTTCCTTGGCAAAGCCCAAACTGATAAAAGAACGATGACAACTATACACCTCAAAGTGAACCGATATTGTAATCTACTCTAATTTACGGGGAATGAGATCCGAACTAGGGTACAAGAGAGTCAAGACACTGTCGTGATCAATTGTCGTAACTTGCATCTGTCATTTCCTTCCATCATTTTGTTGCTTAATCGAAGTGAAATTAGGGTTCATCAAAATCAGGTTCAACCGTTTTAAATGAAAATCTTGTGCAATTGGTGGATTGTCCTAGGATCAAACTCCGTCAGTTGATTGACATACAGCTGGTTCCAAAAGCGATAAAAAACTTTACGATACGAGGGGAATTTCCATAGAAACTTTACCAACAAAATTTGGTGGGCACAAGGCTTAGTATCCCATTATTGTCACACTCATATTAACAATGAGAGTAGGAGATAATTTTGTTAATTGTGTTCAAGACTTAGGAGTAAAGTTAATGCAACCACTGACTGAGCCACACTGAGCGTGATTAGTTAACTAATTACTGTGGAAGCTGCGTCAAAGTCATGATTAATAAATTATTGTTAACCTGCTACCTAGAGTCGTCGGTGGGGGTACTATTTGCTTTTATGGACCTTGCTTCCTTGTCTCTTCTCTCGTTTCCCTTACTATAAATAACATTTTACATATTTcccaattttaaaaataaaattaaaattgatccTTCACCAACCAAAATGCTAAATGGGTCCAATTTAATGTCGTAAtacaatatttaaaatataaaaaaaaaaatcatttctaCACCATAACTTTCTTTTTATGCGcacgtcttttttttttatcaaaatatattatttacattaagaggGTGAGTGAGTGGGAGTGAGTTAAGGCTCACAAttgactaacaataatgtgactcaaattcatctttggcaagaatcgaacctaaaacctctcacttaaaGGTGAATAGGAATATTagtagaccgtagtactaagtggcctCTCGGTTCAATAATAGCACGCACACGTCCGATTTAAGGTAAAAATTACACTAGTGTGTATATACAGAGAAAATGAGTGCAtgaaaatcatttttattaaaatttaagttgtttaTAAGCATATAGGCTGATTTTGGTCATTCATGCATGTCAATGAAGATAGAGCTTTTGTGTTTGCAGATTCTCAAATTGCTGCTTTAGTGCCTGCTTCGTGGGGTGGTGAATCAGATACTTGGAAATTATTCTCAGAAGTATGAATTGTCAAGATCAGCTCACACGGTCGTGCTCCTAATACTTCGCCATTTAATATTCATATCATGTTCTTTTCTTAATGTCCGATTACAAAT includes:
- the LOC103440765 gene encoding uncharacterized protein isoform X1; translation: MVWMATQQLAIRGKRRRIWGGAFLCWVLLILVTPKIPHSPKHHLYADMRNLLGVPNTLNVITNFPFLVVGALGFVLCVQGGFFNISLPGEVWGWALFYAGTAGVAFGSAYYHLKPADSRVAWDTLPMMIAYSSLFSSFIVERLGGRIGLSCLFALLFIAFLSIAYDRTCNDIRLYMMFQLIPCIAIPTMSSVFPPKYTHSRYWLWAAGVYLLSKFESVADKKIYRANHFIISGHSLEHLCLVMVPVLLSIMLMNRKIKCQRIDALKECL
- the LOC103440765 gene encoding uncharacterized protein isoform X2, coding for MVWMATQQLAIRGKRRRIWGGAFLCWVLLILVTPKIPHSPKHHLYADMRNLLGVPNTLNVITNFPFLVVGALGFVLCVQGGFFNISLPGEVWGWALFYAGTAGVAFGSAYYHLKPADSRVAWDTLPLIPCIAIPTMSSVFPPKYTHSRYWLWAAGVYLLSKFESVADKKIYRANHFIISGHSLEHLCLVMVPVLLSIMLMNRKIKCQRIDALKECL